The Oxalobacteraceae bacterium OTU3CINTB1 genome includes a window with the following:
- a CDS encoding alpha/beta hydrolase, with protein MTLVKQLKIRANAGAAVAAILACALACALAGTALAGEDGMTPIPVPAQPDAITLDTGVLPGATAPESWHRQYGSVFARNVTVATLTPVLPAAPKATGAAVIVAPGGGFRTLSMDNEGWAVARALADRGVAAFVLKYRLNQTPADMAGFERSMAEMFSATAKRPPAPQDPAVAYAPQIADARAAFALVRARAKGWHVDPDRVGMLGFSAGAMLTMSTALHGQDAKPAFIANIYGPLSAVAAVPADAPPLFVALAADDPFFANAGYGLIDSWRAAKRPVEFHLYEQGGHGFGMYQKTTTSTGWFDGFTRWLGMHGYLKPR; from the coding sequence ATGACTTTGGTAAAACAACTGAAAATTCGGGCAAACGCGGGCGCGGCGGTGGCGGCTATTCTCGCCTGTGCGCTGGCCTGTGCGCTGGCCGGGACTGCACTGGCGGGCGAGGACGGCATGACGCCCATCCCGGTGCCGGCCCAGCCCGATGCGATAACGCTCGACACGGGCGTCCTTCCCGGCGCGACCGCGCCGGAAAGCTGGCACCGCCAGTACGGCAGCGTGTTTGCCCGCAACGTCACGGTCGCCACGCTGACGCCGGTGCTGCCGGCGGCCCCGAAGGCCACCGGCGCCGCCGTCATCGTCGCGCCCGGCGGGGGCTTCCGTACGCTGTCGATGGATAACGAGGGCTGGGCGGTCGCCAGGGCGCTGGCCGACCGGGGCGTGGCGGCGTTCGTGCTGAAGTACCGCCTGAACCAGACGCCGGCCGACATGGCCGGCTTCGAGCGCTCGATGGCGGAAATGTTTTCGGCCACGGCCAAGCGGCCGCCCGCGCCGCAAGACCCCGCCGTCGCCTATGCGCCGCAGATCGCCGACGCCCGCGCCGCGTTCGCGCTGGTGCGCGCGCGCGCCAAGGGATGGCATGTGGACCCCGACCGCGTCGGCATGCTCGGTTTCTCCGCCGGCGCGATGCTGACCATGTCGACCGCGCTGCACGGACAGGACGCCAAGCCGGCGTTCATCGCCAACATCTACGGGCCGCTGTCGGCGGTGGCGGCGGTGCCGGCCGACGCGCCGCCGCTGTTCGTCGCGCTGGCGGCCGACGACCCGTTCTTCGCCAACGCCGGTTACGGGCTGATCGACAGCTGGCGCGCCGCCAAGCGCCCGGTGGAGTTCCACCTGTACGAGCAGGGCGGCCATGGATTCGGCATGTACCAAAAGACCACCACCAGCACCGGATGGTTCGACGGGTTCACGCGCTGGCTGGGCATGCATGGCTACCTGAAGCCGCGTTGA
- a CDS encoding glycoside hydrolase family 43 protein: MQQKEKVRPQRSRAWIALCVGSAALAAFAAAAQAASGAAAGSNPIIRDKFTADPAPLVVGDTLYLYVGHDEAQRDEMFNMREWLVYSTKDMRTWTSHAPIMNVKDFKWAKADAWASQTIEKNGKFYFYAAVEHDATNPGKAIAVAVSDKPTGPFVDARGSALVTNKMTPKGTHSWEDIDPTVFTDDDGTTWLAWGNRQCYIAKLKPNMVEIDGPIQEITPPHFEEGPWLHKRGKLYYLTYASLDRSTQRDEHVSYSTAPSITGPWTYRGLLTGSGKYSFTIHPGIVQFKDNWYLFLHNASLAIGDMNGAIGRRAVTVEHLEYNADGTMKPVVQTDAGISIAPAR; encoded by the coding sequence ATGCAACAGAAAGAAAAAGTACGTCCGCAAAGAAGCCGGGCCTGGATCGCGCTGTGCGTCGGCTCAGCGGCGTTGGCGGCATTCGCGGCGGCGGCGCAAGCGGCGTCCGGCGCGGCCGCCGGGTCGAATCCCATCATCCGCGACAAATTCACCGCCGATCCCGCGCCGCTGGTGGTGGGCGATACCTTGTATTTGTACGTCGGCCATGACGAGGCGCAGCGCGACGAGATGTTCAATATGCGCGAATGGCTGGTTTACTCGACCAAGGATATGCGCACGTGGACCAGCCACGCGCCCATCATGAACGTGAAGGATTTCAAGTGGGCCAAGGCCGACGCCTGGGCCTCGCAAACCATCGAGAAGAACGGCAAGTTTTACTTCTATGCCGCCGTCGAGCACGACGCCACCAATCCGGGCAAGGCGATCGCGGTGGCGGTATCGGACAAGCCGACCGGCCCGTTCGTCGATGCGCGCGGCTCGGCCCTCGTCACCAACAAGATGACGCCCAAGGGCACGCACAGCTGGGAAGACATCGATCCCACCGTGTTCACCGACGACGACGGCACCACCTGGCTGGCGTGGGGCAACCGCCAGTGCTACATCGCCAAGCTCAAACCCAACATGGTGGAGATCGACGGCCCGATCCAGGAGATCACGCCGCCGCACTTCGAGGAAGGCCCGTGGCTGCACAAGCGCGGCAAGCTTTACTACCTGACTTACGCCTCGCTCGACCGCAGCACGCAACGCGACGAGCATGTGTCGTATTCGACGGCGCCTTCGATCACCGGCCCGTGGACCTATCGCGGCCTGCTGACGGGTTCGGGCAAGTACAGCTTCACGATCCACCCCGGCATCGTCCAGTTCAAGGACAACTGGTATCTGTTCCTGCACAACGCCAGCTTGGCGATCGGCGACATGAACGGCGCGATCGGACGCCGCGCGGTCACCGTCGAACATTTGGAATACAACGCCGACGGCACCATGAAGCCGGTGGTGCAGACCGACGCCGGCATCAGCATCGCGCCCGCGCGCTGA